CGAGCTGCGGCCCGATGTGCTCACGCTCGACCTGGAAATGCCGCGCATGGACGGTCTCACCTTCCTGCGTCTGCTCATGGAGCATCGGCCGATGCCCGTCATCGTGCTCAGCTCCCTGACGCAGCGCGGGTCCGACTACGCGCTTGAGGCCCTGAAGCTCGGCGCCGTGGACGTGCTCGGCAAGCCGGCGGGTTCCAGCTCCTTTGGCACCCTCGGGCCGCGCCTCGTGGCGATGGTCAAGGCCGCGGCCACGGCGCGCGTGCGCCCGAACGCCGCGGTCGGCGCCGTGGTGAACCGCGCCCTGCCCGCGCCGCTGCGCACCGATCCGCGCGCGTTGATTCTGCTCGGCGCCTCCACCGGCGGCCCCGAGTCGCTGCGCGAGGTGCTCACCGCCCTGCCCGCCGGGCTGCCCGGCATCGCCATCGTGCAGCATATTCCTGCCGGCTTCTCCAGGGCCTACGCCGACCGCCTGAACGGGATCTGCGCCTTCCCCGTGCGCGAGGCCGTGGATGGCGAGCGGCTCGACCCCGGCATGGCGCTCATCGCTCCCGGCAATTTTCACATGATGCTCGGCTGGCACGTGGACCACTACCGCGTGCGCGTGACCGACGGTCCGCAGATCTGGCACCAGCGCCCCGCCGTGGACCTCCTCTTCAAGTCCGCCGCCGACTGCGGCGCCGCCCCGCACTCCGTCGCCGGCATCCTGACCGGCATGGGCAAGGACGGTGCGGAAGGCCTCTTGCGTCTGCGGGAGAAAGGTGCCACCACGTTCGCACAGGACGAGGCCAGCTGCGTCGTTTACGGCATGCCCAAGGCCGCTTGGGAAAACGGCGCCGCCCAGCGCCAGTTGCCCCTCGACCGCATCGCCGCCTACCTGACCTCGCGCCACCTCGCCCGGCTCTCCCACCCGCCCTTCCCCGTGCCGGCGACGACTCCCACGACCCCATGACCGAACAATCCCACACCATCCTGATCGTGGACGACGAGCCCGTGGTGCTCGGCGCGCTCAAGGAGACGCTCGAGCGCGAGCGCTACCATGTGGTCGCCTGTTCCAGCCCGGTGAAGGCCCTCGCCATTCTCGCGGAGCGGCAGTTCGCCGTGATCATTTCCGACCAGCGCATGCCCGAGATGCTCGGCCTCGATTTCCTCGTCGAGAGCCGCAAGACCCACCCGCACGCCTCGCGCATCCTCGTGACCGCGGTGCTCGCGCTGCCCACGATCGTCGAGGCCATCAACCGCGGCGAAATCTTCCGCTTCATCGCCAAGCCCTGGCTGCGCGAGGAGCTGCTGGCCACCGTGCGCAACGCCATCCAGCGCCACGACCTGATCGTGCGCAACGAGGCCCTCCAGGCCCGCTCGCAGGAGCTGAACGCCCAGCTCACCCTCGCCAACGCCGCCCTGGAGCAGAAGCTCAAGGACCTCGAGACCGAGCGCACCAAGCTTGACGCCGCCAACCACGAGCTCTCCGCCCGCTACGACAGCTCGCTCGAGTTGTGCCGCCGCATCCTCACCGCCTACGATCCCGTGCTCGGCGGCCAGGCCAAGACGCTCGTCGAGTTCGCCACGAAGATGGGTGAGAATGAACATTTCTCGGCCGAGGAACGCCAGGCCCTCGTTTCCGCCGCCTGGATGTGCGACCTCGGCCTCATCGGCATCTCGCGCGAACTGCTGCGCACCTTCCGCCAGTCACCCGGCAGCCTCACCGAGCGCGAGCGCGGTACGCTGCAGAACCACCCCGTTTACAGCCAGACGCTCGCCGCGCTGGTGGATCCGGCGCCCGCGATCGGCGCGATCATCCGCGGCCACCACGAGCGCTTCGATGGCACGGGGTATCCCGACGGTCTCGTCGGCAAGAACATCCCCTGGGCCGCGCGCTGCCTCGCGGTGGCCGTGGGCTACGTGGAATCGGGCCTGCCCAAGCAGGCCGCCATCGACCAGCTTCTCGCCAAGTCAGGCACGCACTACGACCCCGAGGCCGTGCGCCTCTTTCTCAAGGTTTCCAACCTGGTGAACCTCCCCCGCAGCGTACGCGAGATCCTGCTCGACGAACTCGAGCCCGGCATGGTGCTGGCCACGGGCATCTACAGCCCGCACGGCCTGCTGCTGATTGGCGAAGGCCAGCTCCTCGGCCCCGCCACGATCAACAAGATCCGCGACCACAACCAGATCGCCCCCATCAGCCAGCGGCTGTTGGTGTATTCCTAAGCCGCAGGCACTGAACGCTGAAGGCTGAGGGATTCCCGGCGAATGGGGTCACGCGTGACCCCATCAGGAGGAAGATCCGGCTTAGCTCACCAGCCGTAGGAGCCGGCGGATATCCGGTGCGAAGGTCTTGGGCAGGTTTGAAGCCGCGAGGGAAAATTCCCAGCGGGCCTCGGCCTCCTGCTCCTTGGTGAGGACCGACGAACCACCGCCCGCCAGCGACCGGAAAGCCACCCGCGCCTTGTTGTCGAGCATGTCCGTGCCGGCACCCGACAAGGCCGCACCGAAGCGTGCCATCGCAAAATCGAAGGCAACCAAATTGCGCTCCGGCTTGTCGTCGCGCCACACCACCAGCTTCGTCTCGCCGGCGCCAAGGTATTCCTCCCGGTAGCGGCCCGCTTCGGCGCCCGTTTCCCCGGCCTTAAGCGTTGAACTCGCGACAATCGTCTTCAGGAACGGCTCGTAGATTTTGTCCGCCCCGGCGAAGGACAGGTCAAAGCGCACGCCGCAGACGGAGTAGCGCGCCGAGCAGACGTAGTGGGCCAGGATGCCCCGCAGCTCTGCTTTGCGTCCGGCGTGGGACAGCTTCAGCACGCAGCTGTCGCCCTTGTAGGCCACGGCCGCGAGGCTGATCTGGATGTGGGCGCCCGAGGTTGAGACATCCACGAGGGTACCCGGCCAGTCCTTGCTCGCCGTGCCCGCATCGGAGCTGCGCAGCAGGATCGCGGCCTTCAAGCGGCAATCGTCGCTCACCGCGTAGCGGGTGTGCTTGCGTTTGGAATCCCCAGACTTGGTGTCGGCTGAACTCATGGTTTGAGGGTTAACATGACACTTCCCCGGCAAAGCACAATGAAGAGCCCAAAGAAAGTCCGGTTGCTGATGACCCCGGCAACGGTTGCTTTTCAGTCCGACCACGGGCCTGAAGGAGTTTAGGTTTCCGCGGTGTTTCCCGGCATACACCCGCATGAAATCCCTATCCTTCTCCTGCTTCCTCCTGGCCAGCACCTTGGCCGCATTCGCCAGCATCCCTGCGCTCCCCGTCGAAAAGTTGAAGCTCGGCGACTGGGAGGACGACATTGGCTACCGGCAAGCGGTGCGGGTGGGCAACACGGTCTTCATCTCCGGCACGGTGGGGACCGGGCCCATGCCCGTCGCGATGCGGGAGGCTTACGGTGTCCTCGAAACCACGCTCAAGCACTTTGGCCTCACCTTCGCCCACGTGGTCAAGGAGACCATCCATACCACCGACTTCGAGGCCTTGAAGGCGAACCTGGCCGTGCGGCGCGGCTTTTACGGCAAGGATTTCCCCGCAGCCACCTGGGTGCAGGTTGGCCGGCTCTACGAACCCAATCACGTCATTGAGATCGAGCTCGTGGCCGTAATCCCCGAACCGGCCAAGTGAGGCCGGGGACATGGTGCACCCCTCGCAGCACCCTCGACGATCAATCCCGCGAAAGGGCCCAGGCCAAAAATCCCGGGAGCAGGTCCGCCCAAGCGGTTTCGTGGTGTTCGCCCCCTTCAACCAAGACGTAGTGGAGATTGCGCCCGCGTTCCGCCCCTTTGCTCTCCAATTCACCGACCAAGTCGGAAGTATCCTGCACGGCATCGATCACGCCGTTGCCGTCACGATCGTCGGTTTCTTCCTTGGTCCCGACGGAGAACCACCAGCGCTGGTCCGCCGTGCGGGGCGCTGCGGCCCGCACTTGGCGATGAGCCAGTCGCGATGACTGCCGCACGGCAGCCGAACCGTCTTCACCCCGCCACCAGAACGAACCAGAGAAGACTCCCGCAAAGCCAAAAACTTCAGGATGCCGCCAGGCCAGATCGAAAGCCGCCAGGCCACCCAGCGATGAGCCCATGATACCTGTGCGCTTGGGGTCCGCCAAGATGCCATAACGAGCCCGCACTGCTGGCAGCACAGCCTTGGTCACGAATCTCTGGAAATCCACCGCCTGCCTTCCGCGGCCTGCATAATCCAGCACGCCGGCCAGGCCGTATTCCTCAACCCGATCCCGGCCTGACGGAATCGCGATAACCAGGGGCACCCGCCGGCCTTGCGCCTTGAGGTGGGCGAGCGCCGCTTCCAATCGCCAGGCTTCCATATTTTGCCCGTCAAGGGCGACCAGCACCGGTGTCGAAGCCGTGACCTTGTCAGGCACATAAATCCTCACCTCCCGCGCCTCCACTCGTCCAAAATCCAGTCCGGACAGCAATTCGACCGCAGCCCCGACAGGGATCACCGCACCACCGGCCAAAAACATGCCCAGATACGCCAGGATGGTCTGCCATCTTTGCATGAAATCCGTTTTGCCGGACCCCGCCGTTGAAGCAAGCGTCGGAGCTTATCTGCCGACTGGGCGGCATTGTTGCTCCGCGCGGCAGTTTCTGCCGCGTCTAGGATTCTATACGTGGCACAAGCGGAGGATTTCTCATCCAGTCAATCACTTCAGCAGGTGCGCCGTTAGGTGGCATGGCTGATGCAATTTCACTGGGCACCCCCTCGCCCCATGAACTTTCCTGCCGACCCTGTAATCCGCCAGCAGCTTCCTGGCATCGCTCAGATCATCCGCGACGAAACCTGGCTCGAAGCCGAGCGCCGCGGCCACACCGTGCCATCCGACGACCCGGTGGTCCGTGCCAATGTCTGCGCCGTAATCCTGCGCATCGGGGCCCGGATGCGTGACGACGCCCTTCAGCAGATCGCCGCCGAGCTGAGCAGCTGCACCCACGTCCGTCACCTGGCCTGGCATCGTGCGGCCTGAGACCGGATCGGGGACCAAGAAATTAGCATCGCCGCGGACCCGGCTGGCCGCCGTTCACGAGGGATTCGTCGCATCCACGCCGCGGGCGCGCCCGCCATCCTTGATCGGCTTCACGAACTGGTAGTCGATGTCCCAGGGAAAATAGATC
The DNA window shown above is from Oleiharenicola lentus and carries:
- a CDS encoding protein-glutamate methylesterase/protein-glutamine glutaminase is translated as MSVVRKIRVLIVDDSAFVRKIAGDTLAADPAIEVVGTAGDPYQARDRIRELRPDVLTLDLEMPRMDGLTFLRLLMEHRPMPVIVLSSLTQRGSDYALEALKLGAVDVLGKPAGSSSFGTLGPRLVAMVKAAATARVRPNAAVGAVVNRALPAPLRTDPRALILLGASTGGPESLREVLTALPAGLPGIAIVQHIPAGFSRAYADRLNGICAFPVREAVDGERLDPGMALIAPGNFHMMLGWHVDHYRVRVTDGPQIWHQRPAVDLLFKSAADCGAAPHSVAGILTGMGKDGAEGLLRLREKGATTFAQDEASCVVYGMPKAAWENGAAQRQLPLDRIAAYLTSRHLARLSHPPFPVPATTPTTP
- a CDS encoding PilZ domain-containing protein; translated protein: MSSADTKSGDSKRKHTRYAVSDDCRLKAAILLRSSDAGTASKDWPGTLVDVSTSGAHIQISLAAVAYKGDSCVLKLSHAGRKAELRGILAHYVCSARYSVCGVRFDLSFAGADKIYEPFLKTIVASSTLKAGETGAEAGRYREEYLGAGETKLVVWRDDKPERNLVAFDFAMARFGAALSGAGTDMLDNKARVAFRSLAGGGSSVLTKEQEAEARWEFSLAASNLPKTFAPDIRRLLRLVS
- a CDS encoding RidA family protein — protein: MKSLSFSCFLLASTLAAFASIPALPVEKLKLGDWEDDIGYRQAVRVGNTVFISGTVGTGPMPVAMREAYGVLETTLKHFGLTFAHVVKETIHTTDFEALKANLAVRRGFYGKDFPAATWVQVGRLYEPNHVIEIELVAVIPEPAK
- a CDS encoding HD domain-containing phosphohydrolase; this encodes MTEQSHTILIVDDEPVVLGALKETLERERYHVVACSSPVKALAILAERQFAVIISDQRMPEMLGLDFLVESRKTHPHASRILVTAVLALPTIVEAINRGEIFRFIAKPWLREELLATVRNAIQRHDLIVRNEALQARSQELNAQLTLANAALEQKLKDLETERTKLDAANHELSARYDSSLELCRRILTAYDPVLGGQAKTLVEFATKMGENEHFSAEERQALVSAAWMCDLGLIGISRELLRTFRQSPGSLTERERGTLQNHPVYSQTLAALVDPAPAIGAIIRGHHERFDGTGYPDGLVGKNIPWAARCLAVAVGYVESGLPKQAAIDQLLAKSGTHYDPEAVRLFLKVSNLVNLPRSVREILLDELEPGMVLATGIYSPHGLLLIGEGQLLGPATINKIRDHNQIAPISQRLLVYS
- a CDS encoding alpha/beta hydrolase, with protein sequence MQRWQTILAYLGMFLAGGAVIPVGAAVELLSGLDFGRVEAREVRIYVPDKVTASTPVLVALDGQNMEAWRLEAALAHLKAQGRRVPLVIAIPSGRDRVEEYGLAGVLDYAGRGRQAVDFQRFVTKAVLPAVRARYGILADPKRTGIMGSSLGGLAAFDLAWRHPEVFGFAGVFSGSFWWRGEDGSAAVRQSSRLAHRQVRAAAPRTADQRWWFSVGTKEETDDRDGNGVIDAVQDTSDLVGELESKGAERGRNLHYVLVEGGEHHETAWADLLPGFLAWALSRD